In Helicobacter anatolicus, a single genomic region encodes these proteins:
- the mnmG gene encoding tRNA uridine-5-carboxymethylaminomethyl(34) synthesis enzyme MnmG, with amino-acid sequence MNNFDILVIGGGHAGIEASRISAMMGARTHLLTMLVENIGLASCNPAIGGLGKGHLVKEIDALGGAMGFLTDQSGLQYRILNASKGPAVRGTRAQIDMDLYRIHARNLILNTQNLSVSQEVVDSLICKEQKIVGVKTNIGKTYYAKKIIITTGTFLRGLVHIGESKSHNGRFGEDSANNLSISLKELGFELGRLKTGTCPRVDGRSIDFSHLEVHYGDEIPPYFSYHTKEFNPKQLPCYVTYTNEITHQYIRDNFSRAPLFTGQIEGVGPRYCPSIEDKVNRFADKERHQLFLEPQTFDKIEYYINGLSTSLPFDIQEKMIHSIAGLENARITRYGYAIEYDYVNPTALWHTLETKLIKGLYFAGQINGTTGYEEAAAQGIMAGINAVLSLKKDEERFKGCFGDLEELVLRRDEGYIGVMIDDLVTKGTNEPYRVFTSRAEYRLLLREDNAIFRLGEYAYKLGLMQEEEYQRLKQDQEDIFQGMEFLKNTILTPSKETLKLLENLGEAPIGDKCSAILVAGRDSFDDKKLERFAPMFGNMSKRAKEQIKILAKYDAYIQKQMLSVAQMDEMLKVRIPKDFVFDGIAGLSLEVVEKLNKFRPSTLFHASNISGITPASLDVLHLYIHLHHKKRAENVGC; translated from the coding sequence ATGAATAATTTTGATATTTTGGTAATTGGTGGGGGACATGCAGGAATTGAAGCAAGCAGAATTAGTGCTATGATGGGAGCAAGAACACATCTTTTGACAATGCTTGTAGAAAATATTGGTTTGGCAAGTTGTAACCCTGCAATCGGTGGGCTTGGAAAAGGACATTTGGTAAAAGAGATTGATGCGCTAGGTGGTGCTATGGGGTTTTTGACAGATCAAAGTGGTTTGCAATATCGAATCTTAAATGCTTCCAAAGGTCCTGCAGTAAGAGGTACTAGAGCACAAATTGATATGGATTTATACAGAATTCATGCAAGAAACTTGATTTTAAATACACAAAATTTAAGTGTCTCACAAGAAGTGGTAGATTCTTTGATTTGCAAGGAACAAAAGATTGTTGGAGTAAAAACAAATATCGGAAAAACTTACTATGCAAAAAAGATCATTATCACTACAGGGACTTTTTTGCGTGGGCTTGTACATATCGGAGAGAGTAAAAGTCATAATGGAAGATTTGGCGAGGATAGTGCTAACAATCTTTCAATAAGCCTTAAAGAACTTGGATTTGAATTAGGGAGACTAAAGACGGGGACTTGTCCGCGTGTAGATGGAAGAAGTATTGATTTTTCTCATTTAGAAGTGCATTATGGAGATGAGATTCCTCCATATTTTAGTTATCACACCAAAGAGTTTAACCCTAAGCAACTTCCTTGCTATGTGACTTATACAAATGAAATTACTCATCAATATATCCGTGATAATTTTTCTCGTGCACCACTTTTTACAGGACAGATTGAGGGGGTAGGACCTAGATATTGTCCAAGTATTGAAGATAAGGTCAATCGTTTTGCAGACAAAGAAAGGCATCAATTATTTTTAGAGCCCCAGACTTTTGATAAGATTGAATACTATATCAATGGTTTAAGCACTTCCTTGCCTTTTGATATACAGGAAAAAATGATTCACTCTATAGCAGGATTAGAAAATGCAAGGATCACACGCTATGGTTATGCAATAGAATATGATTATGTTAATCCTACAGCACTTTGGCATACACTTGAGACAAAGCTTATTAAAGGGCTTTATTTTGCAGGTCAGATTAATGGTACTACAGGATATGAAGAAGCTGCTGCACAAGGAATTATGGCAGGGATTAATGCAGTTTTAAGTCTTAAAAAAGATGAAGAGAGATTTAAGGGTTGTTTTGGCGACTTAGAAGAGTTGGTTTTGCGAAGAGATGAAGGATATATTGGGGTAATGATTGATGATTTGGTCACAAAAGGTACAAATGAACCTTATAGAGTTTTTACCTCAAGAGCGGAATATCGCCTACTTTTGCGAGAAGACAATGCTATTTTTCGCTTAGGAGAATATGCTTATAAATTAGGCTTAATGCAAGAAGAAGAATATCAAAGGCTTAAGCAAGATCAAGAGGATATATTTCAAGGAATGGAATTTTTGAAAAATACAATTCTTACTCCTTCAAAAGAAACATTAAAACTTTTAGAAAATTTAGGGGAAGCACCAATAGGTGATAAATGTAGTGCAATTTTGGTGGCAGGAAGAGATAGTTTTGATGATAAAAAATTAGAAAGATTTGCACCGATGTTTGGCAATATGAGTAAAAGAGCAAAAGAGCAGATAAAAATCCTTGCAAAATATGATGCTTATATCCAAAAACAAATGTTAAGTGTTGCACAAATGGATGAGATGTTAAAAGTAAGAATCCCAAAAGATTTTGTTTTTGATGGTATTGCGGGATTAAGTTTGGAAGTAGTAGAAAAACTCAATAAGTTTCGTCCTAGTACGCTTTTCCATGCATCAAATATTAGCGGAATTACTCCAGCAAGTTTAGATGTATTGCATTTATATATTCATTTGCATCATAAAAAA